The genomic window CCTCCCCTCACCCCAACCCCCTTCAAAAATTATTGGCAAACTAGCCGAGGTCCGCTAAAAAGAAAAATACTGACACTTCAATCACCGACAGAAACAGAGCATCCATCCATGAACAAAACAAATCCAAAAGTAGATATATTTTTAGCGAAAGAAGAGAAATGGCAAAAGGAATTCAAAGCGTTACGAGAGATCATTCTCCAATGCGGACTGTCCGAAGAATTGAAATGGGGACAGCCTTGCTACTCTTTAGAGAAAGCGAATATTGTTCTGATCCATGGTTTTAAGGAATACTGCGCTCTTTTACTTTTCAAAGGCGCTTTATTAAAGGATCCCAAAGGCATCCTCGTCCAACAAACAGAGAACGTGCAGTCCGCGCGACAGATCCGGTTCACCAATTTGAAAGAGATCGTAAAACTAAAGACTGCGATCAAATCCTATATCAAAGAAGCGATCGAAGTAGAGAAGTCCGGCAAAAAAGTGACTTTCAAAAAGACGGCCGAGTATTCAATCCCGGAAGAATTCTTAAGCAAGCTGGATGAGGTTCCTAAGCTAAAGGCT from Leptospira langatensis includes these protein-coding regions:
- a CDS encoding YdeI/OmpD-associated family protein; translation: MNKTNPKVDIFLAKEEKWQKEFKALREIILQCGLSEELKWGQPCYSLEKANIVLIHGFKEYCALLLFKGALLKDPKGILVQQTENVQSARQIRFTNLKEIVKLKTAIKSYIKEAIEVEKSGKKVTFKKTAEYSIPEEFLSKLDEVPKLKAAFDALTPGRQRAYILHFSAAKQPKTREARVEKFIPKILKGKGLDD